One stretch of Arachis hypogaea cultivar Tifrunner chromosome 20, arahy.Tifrunner.gnm2.J5K5, whole genome shotgun sequence DNA includes these proteins:
- the LOC112782703 gene encoding MADS-box transcription factor 23 isoform X2, producing the protein MGRGKIAIRRIDNSTSRQVTFSKRRNGLLKKAKELSILCDAEVGLIVFSSTSKLYEYASTSMKSIIERYNKLKEEHNQLMNPASEVKREAASLRQQLQHLQECHRKLMGEELSGLGVQELQNLENQLEMSLKGVRMKKDQIFTDEIKELHQKGNLIHQENVELYKKMEFLQKENAELKKVYEARSTNGENAASNPPYTIGNGYDLLAPISLQLSQPETQYTEPPAKAMKLGYFLTPIITQFFSIHLLYNFVKIRNQISASDCSCNNKNCSRIVDDYHF; encoded by the exons ATGGGACGAGGAAAGATTGCGATTCGAAGGATCGACAATTCAACGAGTCGGCAAGTAACGTTTTCGAAGAGAAGGAATGGATTGCTGAAGAAAGCTAAAGAATTATCCATTCTCTGTGATGCTGAAGTTGGATTGATTGTGTTTTCCAGCACTAGCAAGCTTTATGAATATGCAAGCAccag CATGAAATCAATTATTGAACGCTACAACAAGCTTAAGGAAGAACATAATCAGCTGATGAATCCAGCTTCCGAAGTCAAG AGAGAAGCTGCAAGCTTGAGGCAACAACTGCAGCACTTGCAAGAATGCCACAG GAAACTGATGGGCGAAGAGCTTTCTGGACTGGGTGTTCAAGAACTACAAAATCTTGAAAACCAACTGGAGATGAGTTTAAAGGGTGTTCGCATGAAAAAG GATCAAATTTTCACAGATGAGATTAAAGAACTACACCAAAAG GGAAATCTCATTCATCAAGAAAATGTAGAACTCTATAAAAAGATGGAATTCTTACAAAAAGAAAATGCAGAGCTAAAAAAG GTTTATGAAGCAAGGAGTACAAATGGAGAAAATGCAGCATCCAATCCTCCATACACTATCGGAAATGGATATGACTTACTTGCACCTATCAGTCTCCAACTAAGCCAGCCAGAGACTCAATACACTGAACCACCTGCCAAAGCAATGAAACTGGGGTATTTCCTCACACCAATAATAACACAGTTCTTTTCTATACATTTACTTTATAATTTCGTTAAAATTAGAAACCAAATTTCTGCATCAGACTGCAGCTGCAATAACAAAAACTGTTCAAGAATCGTGGATGATTACCATTTCTGA
- the LOC112782703 gene encoding MADS-box transcription factor 23 isoform X1 — MGRGKIAIRRIDNSTSRQVTFSKRRNGLLKKAKELSILCDAEVGLIVFSSTSKLYEYASTSMKSIIERYNKLKEEHNQLMNPASEVKFWQREAASLRQQLQHLQECHRKLMGEELSGLGVQELQNLENQLEMSLKGVRMKKDQIFTDEIKELHQKGNLIHQENVELYKKMEFLQKENAELKKVYEARSTNGENAASNPPYTIGNGYDLLAPISLQLSQPETQYTEPPAKAMKLGYFLTPIITQFFSIHLLYNFVKIRNQISASDCSCNNKNCSRIVDDYHF; from the exons ATGGGACGAGGAAAGATTGCGATTCGAAGGATCGACAATTCAACGAGTCGGCAAGTAACGTTTTCGAAGAGAAGGAATGGATTGCTGAAGAAAGCTAAAGAATTATCCATTCTCTGTGATGCTGAAGTTGGATTGATTGTGTTTTCCAGCACTAGCAAGCTTTATGAATATGCAAGCAccag CATGAAATCAATTATTGAACGCTACAACAAGCTTAAGGAAGAACATAATCAGCTGATGAATCCAGCTTCCGAAGTCAAG TTTTGGCAGAGAGAAGCTGCAAGCTTGAGGCAACAACTGCAGCACTTGCAAGAATGCCACAG GAAACTGATGGGCGAAGAGCTTTCTGGACTGGGTGTTCAAGAACTACAAAATCTTGAAAACCAACTGGAGATGAGTTTAAAGGGTGTTCGCATGAAAAAG GATCAAATTTTCACAGATGAGATTAAAGAACTACACCAAAAG GGAAATCTCATTCATCAAGAAAATGTAGAACTCTATAAAAAGATGGAATTCTTACAAAAAGAAAATGCAGAGCTAAAAAAG GTTTATGAAGCAAGGAGTACAAATGGAGAAAATGCAGCATCCAATCCTCCATACACTATCGGAAATGGATATGACTTACTTGCACCTATCAGTCTCCAACTAAGCCAGCCAGAGACTCAATACACTGAACCACCTGCCAAAGCAATGAAACTGGGGTATTTCCTCACACCAATAATAACACAGTTCTTTTCTATACATTTACTTTATAATTTCGTTAAAATTAGAAACCAAATTTCTGCATCAGACTGCAGCTGCAATAACAAAAACTGTTCAAGAATCGTGGATGATTACCATTTCTGA
- the LOC112782703 gene encoding MADS-box transcription factor 27 isoform X6 → MKSIIERYNKLKEEHNQLMNPASEVKREAASLRQQLQHLQECHRKLMGEELSGLGVQELQNLENQLEMSLKGVRMKKDQIFTDEIKELHQKGNLIHQENVELYKKMEFLQKENAELKKVYEARSTNGENAASNPPYTIGNGYDLLAPISLQLSQPETQYTEPPAKAMKLGYFLTPIITQFFSIHLLYNFVKIRNQISASDCSCNNKNCSRIVDDYHF, encoded by the exons ATGAAATCAATTATTGAACGCTACAACAAGCTTAAGGAAGAACATAATCAGCTGATGAATCCAGCTTCCGAAGTCAAG AGAGAAGCTGCAAGCTTGAGGCAACAACTGCAGCACTTGCAAGAATGCCACAG GAAACTGATGGGCGAAGAGCTTTCTGGACTGGGTGTTCAAGAACTACAAAATCTTGAAAACCAACTGGAGATGAGTTTAAAGGGTGTTCGCATGAAAAAG GATCAAATTTTCACAGATGAGATTAAAGAACTACACCAAAAG GGAAATCTCATTCATCAAGAAAATGTAGAACTCTATAAAAAGATGGAATTCTTACAAAAAGAAAATGCAGAGCTAAAAAAG GTTTATGAAGCAAGGAGTACAAATGGAGAAAATGCAGCATCCAATCCTCCATACACTATCGGAAATGGATATGACTTACTTGCACCTATCAGTCTCCAACTAAGCCAGCCAGAGACTCAATACACTGAACCACCTGCCAAAGCAATGAAACTGGGGTATTTCCTCACACCAATAATAACACAGTTCTTTTCTATACATTTACTTTATAATTTCGTTAAAATTAGAAACCAAATTTCTGCATCAGACTGCAGCTGCAATAACAAAAACTGTTCAAGAATCGTGGATGATTACCATTTCTGA
- the LOC112782703 gene encoding MADS-box transcription factor 27 isoform X5 — protein MKSIIERYNKLKEEHNQLMNPASEVKFWQREAASLRQQLQHLQECHRKLMGEELSGLGVQELQNLENQLEMSLKGVRMKKDQIFTDEIKELHQKGNLIHQENVELYKKMEFLQKENAELKKVYEARSTNGENAASNPPYTIGNGYDLLAPISLQLSQPETQYTEPPAKAMKLGYFLTPIITQFFSIHLLYNFVKIRNQISASDCSCNNKNCSRIVDDYHF, from the exons ATGAAATCAATTATTGAACGCTACAACAAGCTTAAGGAAGAACATAATCAGCTGATGAATCCAGCTTCCGAAGTCAAG TTTTGGCAGAGAGAAGCTGCAAGCTTGAGGCAACAACTGCAGCACTTGCAAGAATGCCACAG GAAACTGATGGGCGAAGAGCTTTCTGGACTGGGTGTTCAAGAACTACAAAATCTTGAAAACCAACTGGAGATGAGTTTAAAGGGTGTTCGCATGAAAAAG GATCAAATTTTCACAGATGAGATTAAAGAACTACACCAAAAG GGAAATCTCATTCATCAAGAAAATGTAGAACTCTATAAAAAGATGGAATTCTTACAAAAAGAAAATGCAGAGCTAAAAAAG GTTTATGAAGCAAGGAGTACAAATGGAGAAAATGCAGCATCCAATCCTCCATACACTATCGGAAATGGATATGACTTACTTGCACCTATCAGTCTCCAACTAAGCCAGCCAGAGACTCAATACACTGAACCACCTGCCAAAGCAATGAAACTGGGGTATTTCCTCACACCAATAATAACACAGTTCTTTTCTATACATTTACTTTATAATTTCGTTAAAATTAGAAACCAAATTTCTGCATCAGACTGCAGCTGCAATAACAAAAACTGTTCAAGAATCGTGGATGATTACCATTTCTGA
- the LOC112782703 gene encoding MADS-box transcription factor 23 isoform X3 gives MGRGKIAIRRIDNSTSRQVTFSKRRNGLLKKAKELSILCDAEVGLIVFSSTSKLYEYASTSMKSIIERYNKLKEEHNQLMNPASEVKFWQREAASLRQQLQHLQECHRKLMGEELSGLGVQELQNLENQLEMSLKGVRMKKDQIFTDEIKELHQKGNLIHQENVELYKKMEFLQKENAELKKVYEARSTNGENAASNPPYTIGNGYDLLAPISLQLSQPETQYTEPPAKAMKLGLQLQ, from the exons ATGGGACGAGGAAAGATTGCGATTCGAAGGATCGACAATTCAACGAGTCGGCAAGTAACGTTTTCGAAGAGAAGGAATGGATTGCTGAAGAAAGCTAAAGAATTATCCATTCTCTGTGATGCTGAAGTTGGATTGATTGTGTTTTCCAGCACTAGCAAGCTTTATGAATATGCAAGCAccag CATGAAATCAATTATTGAACGCTACAACAAGCTTAAGGAAGAACATAATCAGCTGATGAATCCAGCTTCCGAAGTCAAG TTTTGGCAGAGAGAAGCTGCAAGCTTGAGGCAACAACTGCAGCACTTGCAAGAATGCCACAG GAAACTGATGGGCGAAGAGCTTTCTGGACTGGGTGTTCAAGAACTACAAAATCTTGAAAACCAACTGGAGATGAGTTTAAAGGGTGTTCGCATGAAAAAG GATCAAATTTTCACAGATGAGATTAAAGAACTACACCAAAAG GGAAATCTCATTCATCAAGAAAATGTAGAACTCTATAAAAAGATGGAATTCTTACAAAAAGAAAATGCAGAGCTAAAAAAG GTTTATGAAGCAAGGAGTACAAATGGAGAAAATGCAGCATCCAATCCTCCATACACTATCGGAAATGGATATGACTTACTTGCACCTATCAGTCTCCAACTAAGCCAGCCAGAGACTCAATACACTGAACCACCTGCCAAAGCAATGAAACTGGG ACTGCAGCTGCAATAA
- the LOC112782703 gene encoding MADS-box transcription factor 23 isoform X4: MGRGKIAIRRIDNSTSRQVTFSKRRNGLLKKAKELSILCDAEVGLIVFSSTSKLYEYASTSMKSIIERYNKLKEEHNQLMNPASEVKREAASLRQQLQHLQECHRKLMGEELSGLGVQELQNLENQLEMSLKGVRMKKDQIFTDEIKELHQKGNLIHQENVELYKKMEFLQKENAELKKVYEARSTNGENAASNPPYTIGNGYDLLAPISLQLSQPETQYTEPPAKAMKLGLQLQ; encoded by the exons ATGGGACGAGGAAAGATTGCGATTCGAAGGATCGACAATTCAACGAGTCGGCAAGTAACGTTTTCGAAGAGAAGGAATGGATTGCTGAAGAAAGCTAAAGAATTATCCATTCTCTGTGATGCTGAAGTTGGATTGATTGTGTTTTCCAGCACTAGCAAGCTTTATGAATATGCAAGCAccag CATGAAATCAATTATTGAACGCTACAACAAGCTTAAGGAAGAACATAATCAGCTGATGAATCCAGCTTCCGAAGTCAAG AGAGAAGCTGCAAGCTTGAGGCAACAACTGCAGCACTTGCAAGAATGCCACAG GAAACTGATGGGCGAAGAGCTTTCTGGACTGGGTGTTCAAGAACTACAAAATCTTGAAAACCAACTGGAGATGAGTTTAAAGGGTGTTCGCATGAAAAAG GATCAAATTTTCACAGATGAGATTAAAGAACTACACCAAAAG GGAAATCTCATTCATCAAGAAAATGTAGAACTCTATAAAAAGATGGAATTCTTACAAAAAGAAAATGCAGAGCTAAAAAAG GTTTATGAAGCAAGGAGTACAAATGGAGAAAATGCAGCATCCAATCCTCCATACACTATCGGAAATGGATATGACTTACTTGCACCTATCAGTCTCCAACTAAGCCAGCCAGAGACTCAATACACTGAACCACCTGCCAAAGCAATGAAACTGGG ACTGCAGCTGCAATAA